A stretch of the Xiphias gladius isolate SHS-SW01 ecotype Sanya breed wild chromosome 19, ASM1685928v1, whole genome shotgun sequence genome encodes the following:
- the LOC120804825 gene encoding serine/threonine-protein phosphatase 2A catalytic subunit beta isoform isoform X2, with amino-acid sequence MELFKIGGKSPDTNYLFMGDYVDRGYYSVETVTLLVTLKVRFQERITILRGNHESRQITQVYGFYDECLRKYGNANVWKYFTDLFDYLPLTALVDGQIFCLHGGLSPSIDTLDHIRALDRLQEVPHEGPMCDLLWSDPDDRGGWGISPRGAGYTFGQDISETFNHANGLTLVSRAHQLVMEGYNWGHDKNVVTIFSAPNYCYRCGNQAAIMELDDTLKYSFLQFDPAPRRGEPHVTRRTPDYFL; translated from the exons ATGGAGCTGTTTAAGATCGGAGGCAAGTCTCCCGACACCAACTACCTGTTCATGGGAGACTACGTCGACAGAGGCTACTACTCTGTGGAGACGGTCACGCTGCTCGTCACGTTAAAG GTTCGTTTCCAGGAGCGAATCACCATCCTGCGAGGGAACCACGAGTCGCGGCAGATCACGCAGGTCTACGGCTTTTACGACGAGTGCCTGAGGAAGTACGGCAACGCCAACGTCTGGAAGTACTTCACAGACCTGTTCGACTACCTGCCGCTCACTGCACTGGTCGATGGACAG atCTTCTGTCTCCACGGAGGTTTGTCTCCCTCCATAGACACTCTGGATCACATACGAGCTCTGGACCGCCTGCAAGAAGTCCCACATGAG ggCCCAATGTGTGACCTGCTGTGGTCGGACCCTGATGATCGTGGTGGGTGGGGTATTTCTCCCCGAGGTGCTGGCTACACCTTTGGACAGGACATCTCTGAAACCTTCAACCACGCCAACGGCCTCACCCTGGTGTCCCGTGCCCATCAGCTGGTCATGGAG GGCTACAACTGGGGCCATGACAAGAACGTGGTGACCATCTTTAGTGCTCCGAACTACTGCTACCGCTGTGGAAATCAGGCAGCCATCATGGAACTGGACGACACTCTGAAATACTCTTT CCTTCAGTTTGACCCGGCCCCCCGCCGCGGCGAGCCCCATGTGACCAGACGCACTCCCGACTACTTCCTGTGA
- the zgc:101664 gene encoding shieldin complex subunit 3, with protein MEDVVLHYQSGSAEGLSSLLERTEKLLEPFPYRIPPVFVPWFPTATTDRRLPIRPAKPAPVITHVGDLLISDSRSHTHTTVTKSPPGNELQKPKVDGLVAEERHDCPHAETTRIPPEKTQKSKDAFCVPETPNHLLPASLYHEPERGVTRLSPGKLLQKDKEGFTLSNSPIKRSWSVFTQRGVLLQSSQSLSKQFHHMVSVHRLHLRQRAKWAISERNCGAARDIEQVWRTLSRSVRSSRLPTCNANIQRDVAEIWVFCDVLYSEQVGRFLKDELQLSGRISLSVHRLGSIFSM; from the exons ATGGAGGATGTGGTTCTCCACTATCAGTCTGGATCAGCAGAGGGGCTCAGCTCTCTGttagagaggacagagaaactTCTGGAGCCTTTCCCCTATCGGATTCCCCCGGTCTTCGTGCCGTGGTTCCCCACCGCCACAACAGACCGCCGGCTGCCCATCAGACCTGCCAAACCAGCTCCTGTTATCACCCACGTGGGTGATTTACTCATCTCTGACAGCaggtcacacactcacacaacagTGACAAAATCCCCCCCAGGAAACGAACTACAAAAACCTAAAGTTGACGGCCTCGTTGCTGAAGAACGTCATGATTGTCCACATGCAGAAACGACAAGAATTCcacctgaaaaaacacagaagagcaAAGATGCCTTCTGCGTCCCAGAAACCCCAAACCATCTCCTCCCAGCATCACTCTATCACGAACCAGAGAGAGGGGTCACCAGACTGTCGCCTGGAAAGCTgctacagaaagacaaagaaggcTTCACCCTCTCAAACTCCCCGATCAAACGCTCCTGGAGCGTCTTTACACAGAGAGGGGTCCTGCTGCAGAGCTCCCAGTCGCTGTCCAAACAGTTTCATCACATGGTGTCGGTCCACAGGCTCCACCTCCGCCAGAGGGCCAAATGGGCGATCAGTGAGCGCAACTGTGGGGCGGCCCGGGACATCGAACAG GTTTGGCGGACTCTGAGCCGGTCCGTCCGGAGCTCCAGGCTGCCGACGTGCAACGCCAACATCCAGAGGGATGTGGCGGAGATCTGGGTGTTCTGCGACGTTCTCTACTCTGAGCAGGTGGGGCGCTTCCTGAAGGACGAGCTGCAGCTGTCGGGGAGGATCAGCCTGTCGGTTCACAGACTGGGAAGCATCTTCAGCATGTAG